A region of Polyodon spathula isolate WHYD16114869_AA chromosome 4, ASM1765450v1, whole genome shotgun sequence DNA encodes the following proteins:
- the LOC121314942 gene encoding E3 ubiquitin-protein ligase RNF19A-like — protein sequence MSLQKHQQMGSDRDLQSAASSISLPSVKKAPKKRRLSLGSLFHRKRDTKRKSRDLHVGVDGIASIESIHSEMCNDKNSAFSAAGATNVSGAGIALAGVATSSTSSSSSSHSKPSGDFLECPLCLLRHARDRFPEIMTCHHRSCADCLRQYLRIEISESRVNISCPECSERFNPHDIHLILNDDSLMEKYEEFMLRRWLVADPDCRWCPAPDCGYAVIAFGCASCPKITCGREGCGTEFCYHCKQIWHPNQTCDAARQQRAQSLRLRTIRSSSLSYSQESGAAADDIKPCPRCAAYIIKMNDGSCNHMTCAVCGCEFCWLCMKEISDLHYLSPSGCTFWGKKPWSRKKKILWQLGTLVGAPVGIALIAGIAIPAMIIGIPVYVGRKIHNRYEGKDISKHKRNLAIAGGVTLSVIVSPVVAAVTVGIGVPIMLAYVYGVVPISLCRSGGCGVSAGNGKGVRIEFDEENDVNVGGGNAATDTTSVAEARNNPSIGEGSVGGMTGSLSASGSHLDRIGAIRDNLSETASTMALAGASITGSLSGSAMVNCFNRLEVQADVQKERYSLSGESGTVSLGTVSDNASTKAMAGSILNSYNPVDRDGNSMEVQVDIESKPAKFRHHSGSSSVDDGSNLGRSSAVCTSSCLPENKCSATKWSKDTTAGKKCKGKLRKKGSTKINETREDMDAQLLEQRSTNSSEFDSPSLSDSIPSVADSHSSHFSEFSCSDMESMKTSCSHGSSDYHTRFATVSPLPEVENDRLENCPVPISTAPVQSSEVTQLGYIAEENVSIVNSTDVNFKSGESLKETNNNHHQPPGAAKNTCIQTEI from the exons ATGAGTTTACAGAAGCACCAGCAGATGGGCTCCGACAGAGACCTGCAGTCTGCCGCATCGTCAATCAGCCTGCCTTCAGTCAAGAAGGCGCCAAAGAAACGACGCCTTTCACTGGGCTCCCTGTTCCACCGGAAAAGGGACACCAAGAGGAAGTCACGGGACCTGCATGTAGGAGTGGACGGCATTGCCAGCATCGAGAGCATCCACTCCGAAATGTGCAATGACAAGAACTCTGCCTTCTCCGCGGCTGGAGCCACTAACGTGAGTGGAGCCGGCATCGCCCTGGCAGGTGTTGCCACCTCCTCcacatcttcctcttcctcctcccacAGCAAGCCGAGCGGGGACTTCCTAGAGTGCCCACTGTGCCTTTTGAGACACGCACGAGACCGGTTCCCTGAGATAATGACCTGCCACCACCGGTCGTGTGCCGATTGCCTGAGGCAGTACCTGCGCATCGAGATCTCGGAGAGCAGGGTGAACATCAGCTGCCCGGAGTGCTCGGAGCGCTTCAACCCCCATGATATCCACTTGATCCTTAATGACGACTCGCTTATGGAGAAGTACGAGGAGTTCATGTTGCGTCGGTGGCTGGTGGCTGACCCAGACTGCAGATGGTGTCCTGCGCCGGACTGCGG GTATGCAGTGATAGCATTTGGCTGTGCCAGCTGTCCAAAAATTACTTGTGGCCGTGAAGGGTGTGGTACAGAATTCTGCTACCATTGTAAACAGATCTGGCATCCTAATCAGACCTGTGACGCTGCTCGTCAGCAGAGGGCACAGAGCCTACGTTTGAGGACAATCCGTTCTTCATCTCTCAGTTACAGCCAGGAGTCTGGTGCAGCAG CTGATGATATTAAGCCCTGTCCAAGATGCGCTGCTTACATAATCAAGATGAATGATGGAAGCTGCAATCATATGACATGCGCGGTGTGTGGTTGTGAGTTCTGCTGGCTCTGTATGAAAGAGATCTCTGACTTGCACTATTTAAG CCCTTCAGGATGTACGTTTTGGGGCAAGAAGCCTTGGAGTAGGAAGAAGAAGATTCTGTGGCAACTGGGTACTCTGGTGGGGGCCCCTGTTGGGATTGCATTGATTGCAGGGATAGCTATTCCAGCCATGATCATTGGCATCCCTGTATATGTGGGAAGAAAG attCACAACCGTTATGAAGGAAAGGATATTTCAAAACACAAGAGGAATCTGGCAATTGCTGGTGGTGTCACTTTGTCTGTAATAGTTTCTCCAGTGGTTGCAGCAGTAACTGTAG GAATTGGAGTTCCCATCATGCTGGCCTATGTCTATGGAGTAGTTCCCATTTCCCTGTGCCGCAGTGGAGGCTGCGGGGTTTCAGCAGGCAACGGGAAAGGAGTGAGGATAGAATTCGACGAAGAAAATGATGTCAATGTGGGAGGTGGAAATGCTGCAACTG ATACTACGTCTGTAGCAGAAGCCCGTAACAACCCCAGTATTGGCGAAGGCAGTGTGGGAGGGATGACTGGGAGCTTGAGTGCCAGCGGCAGCCATTTGGACCGGATTGGAGCAATACGTGATAACCTGAGTGAAACTGCGAGCACTATGGCACTGGCTGGGGCCAGCATCACAGGCAGCCTTTCTGGGAGTGCCATGGTCAACTGCTTTAACCG gCTAGAGGTACAGGCAGATGTACAGAAAGAACGCTACAGTCTGAGTGGTGAATCGGGCACAGTTAGTCTGGGGACAGTAAGTGACAATGCAAGTACCAAGGCAATGGCAGGATCTATTCTCAACTCCTACAATCCTGTGGACAG AGATGGAAACAGTATGGAGGTGCAAGTGGACATTGAATCAAAGCCTGCTAAATTCCGACACCACAGTGGGAGCAGCAGTGTGGATGATGGCAGCAATCTGGGCCGTAGCAGTGCTGTTTGCACTTCCTCTTGCCTACCGGAAAACAAGTGCAGTGCCACCAAGTGGTCCAAGGATACAACTGCAGGGAAGAAATGCAAAGGCAAGCTACGAAAAAAGGGCAGTACAAAGATAAACGAGACCAGAGAAGACATGGATGCTCAGCTTCTCGAACAGCGGAGCACCAACTCGAGTGAATTTGACTCTCCTTCCCTGAGCGACAGCATCCCCTCTGTAGCAGATTCACACTCCAGCCACTTCTCAGAGTTCAGCTGCTCTGATATGGAGAGCATGAAAACTTCCTGTAGCCACGGTTCCAGTGACTACCACACCCGCTTTGCCACAGTCAGCCCCCTTCCTGAGGTGGAGAACGATCGTTTGGAAAACTGCCCCGTTCCTATATCCACTGCGCCCGTACAGAGTTCAGAGGTCACACAGTTAGGCTATATAGCAGAGGAGAACGTCAGCATTGTGAACTCAACCGATGTGAACTTTAAATCGGGGGAATCTTTAAAGGAAACCAATAACAACCATCACCAGCCACCTGGTGCAGCGAAGAACACGTGTATTCAGACTGAAATCTAA